GGCCTTCCTCACGCTGTACACGGTCTTGCCGAACATGTAGCTGTCGGGCCGGGCGAAGTAGATGAACTCGAAGATGCAGTGGTGATGGGTCGTCGGCTTGAAGGGTTTGTATGACGTCAGACCGTTCTGGTTGACGACGAGTATCTCCCCCGGCTCGATCTCACGGACGTATTTGGCGCCGATGAGGTCGAAGGCGCAGTTCTCGCTCGATATGGCATAGCCGTCCCTCATCCTGCCGAGACAAAGCGGCCTGAAACCATGGGGATCGCGGACGGCGATGAGCTCATTGTTCGTGAGGGCCGCGATGGAATAGGAACCTTCCATCCTCCTCAGGGCGCTGATGAGACGGTCCACGGTGGAGTCCTCGTGGGCGAGGGCCATGAGGTGGATGATCACTTCCGTGTCGGAGGAGGACTGGAAGATGGAGCCGTAGTTCTGGAGCTCGCCCTTCACGATCTTCGCGTTCGTCAGGTTGCCGTTGTGAGCCATCGCCAGGTAACCCCGCGAGTACTCGACCATGAGGGGCTGAGCGTTCCCGATGGTGCTGGAGCCGGACGTGGAATACCTCACGTGGCCTATGGCGGACCTGCCCGGGAGCTGCGACAGGACATGGGCATCAAAGATATCGGAGACCAGTCCCATCTCGCGATGGGTCCTCATGATCTCCCCGTCGGTGCACGATATTCCCGCGCTTTCCTGGCCCCTGTGCTGAAGGGCGTGAAGGCCAAGATAGGTGAGATTGGCCGCGTCCCTGTGGTTGTATATGCCGAATATGCCGCACATCGTGTCTATCTTCCTTCCAGCAGGCCAAGCTCCTCTACAAAGAAATCAATGATGCCGGCATCCATGAGGCAGAAGGATATGCTCTTTAGGGATGTGGAGCCCTCCCTGAGGAACCCAGCAGTTTCGCCGACTATGATCTCGGCGCAGCGCTTCTTCGGGAAGCCGAAGATGCCCGCGCTGATGGCAGGCATGGAGATGGAGGAGAAGCCCTCCCGGTCGGCGAGAGCGAGGACGCTCCGGACCGCCTTCCTGAGCTTGTTCTCTTCGTCGCCCTCGCCCCACATGGGGCCCACGGCATGGATCACGTGGCGCGCCCTGAGCCTCCCCCCGCCGGTCAGGGCGGCGGACCCCACCGGGACGAACCCGATCCTGTCGCTTTCCTCCTGGATGATCAGCCCGCCCCTGCGGACGATGGCGCCGGCAACCCCGCCCCCGTGCCGGAGATAGGAGTTGGCGGCATTGACGATCGCGTCGACGTCGCTTTCCGTAAGGTCACCCCTGACCACACGCAAAACGACGCCGTGAAAGTCCACTTCTTTCAATGTTTCCATGACCGATCCTCCTATACAAAGCGTTTTTGCCATGCAATGGTAAAAAAGGCGTTCAAGCGTGAAGAAAGTTCCAAAGTTCAAGAGTTCAAGAGCAAAAGACGGGAAAACAACGGACACCTCGGGCCACTCTTCGCGGCCTTTCCTTTGAAGCCTTGAACTTTTGAACTTTTGAACCGCCTCTCTCTTGTTGTATTATACAAGGTGATGTCCGAAAAGGAAAAGGGCCCTGTCGATCGCCGGATCCCGCTTACGTTCTTAAAGGGTGTGGGACCGGTGATCGCGAAGGGGATGGAGAAGAAGGGGATACGGTGCGTTGACGACCTGCTCTACTTCATCCCCATCCGCTGGCTCGACAGGGGAACGGTACGGAATATCGCGGACCTCGAGGCGGGCGACGACGCCTGCGTTGTCGCTGCCGTCGATTCCTACCGTTCCATGTTCTTCAGGCATGCAAGGAAAAAGGGGTTCGAGGTGATCGTTACCGATGGGACCGGTTTCCTTTCCCTGAAATGGTTCCAGTGGTCAAAGGGCTACCTTCAGAAGATCTGCCGAAAAGGGGTGACACTCTTCCTTTCAGGAAAAGTGGGGAACTTTGGAGAAACCCTGCAGATGGTCCATCCCGAGACGGCCGTGCTCGGTGATGACGAGACTCCCGGGACGGCACGGAGGATCATCCCCGTCTATTCCCAGGTGGATGGGGTGAAGCAGGGGTTTGTCCGCAACGTCGTGTCCGAGGCCCTGAACCTCCTTGGCCCCTCACCAGGCGGCGTCTTGTCCGGCGATATGGAGAGGCGTTTCGGCCTCATGAGCTTTGCGGAGGCGGTAAGGTGCGTCCACGTGGCCAATGGAGATGACTACAACGAGGCCAGGGGAAACGAGGCCGTACGAAGGCTTATCCTCGAGGAGTACCTTCATTTCCAGATAACCCTGATGTCGAGAAAGAGAAAGGCCTGCAGTGAGCGCGGCATAGCCTTCGCCACCGATGGCCCCCTTTACCGCGAATTCCTGGGGAACCTGGGATTCAAGCTTACCGGCGCGCAATCCCGGGCCATGACGGAGATCGTATCCGATATGGGCAGGGGCATCCCGATGAACAGGCTCCTCCAGGGAGACGTGGGTTCGGGAAAGACCGTCTGCGCGGTGGCATGCGCCTGCGTGGCCATCGATAACGGTTTCCAGGCCGCCTTCATGGCACCCACGGAGATCCTGGCCGAACAGCATTACCTCAACGTCCATAGATGGTTCGCCGGGCTCGGTGTTCCCGTGGCGCTGCTCAAGGGCGGCATGGGGCGCGAGAGGAGGGATGTCATCGAAGGGATACGGACGGGCGTGACGCCCATCGTGATCGGCACCCACGCGATGATCCAGGGGGACGTGGAATTCCACAGACTCGGCCTTGTCGTCATTGACGAGCAGCACCGCTTCGGCGTGGAGCAGCGCAAGAGGCTCAAGGACAAGTCGCGCCGCCCCGATGTCCTGAGCATGACGGCCACACCGATCCCGAGGACCCTTTCCATGGTCGTCTATGGGGACCTTGACGTCTCCGTCATCGACGAGATGCCCTCGGGCAGGCAAAAGGTGGTGACGAAGGTACTTTCCGACGACGACAGGGAACGGGCACAGGGGATGATGAGGGAGGAGCTTGCCGCCGGGCGCGGCGTCTTCGTCGTTTACCCCCTCGTGGAGGAGTGCGAAAACAATCCCGTGCGGGACGCAAAGACCATGGCCGCGGAGCTGCAGCGCTCCGTTTTCCCGGAATACAGGGTGGCGCTCCTCCACGGACGAATGAGCGCGAGGGACAAGGAGGATGTCATGACCCGGTTCCGCAATGGAGACATAGACGTCCTCGTGTGCACGACGGTGATAGAGGTGGGCATCGATGTGCCCCGGGCCACGATGATCGTCGTGGAGAACGCGGAGCGCTTCGGCCTCTCCCAGCTCCACCAGCTCCGGGGCAGGGTGGGCAGGGGATCGGAACCCTCCCGGTGCGTCCTCGTGGCGTCGACGAAGAGGACCCATCTGGCAACGAGGCGGCTCAGGATCATGGAGAAGACGAGCGATGGCTTCGCCATTGCCGAGGAAGACCTCAGGATACGCGGTGTCGGCGATATGCTGGGGGTCAGGCAGTCAGGCATGCCGGCCTTCAGGATCGGGGACATCGTGAGAGATATCGACATCATGATCGAGGCCCGGAAGAGGGCCGAGGAGTTGACGGCCGGCATTTCTGAAGGTGAGATGGCGAGGCTCATGAGGCACATAGGCGACAGGTTCGACGATGGGAGAGACCTCTCGGACATCGCCTGACGAAACCGCTCGGGAAAAGGGGGAACTATGAGAAAAGCCAGGATAGTTTGCACGCTCGGGCCGCCGACACAGACGGCACGGGCTATTCAGTCTCTCGTGGAGAAAGGTATGGATGTTGCGCGCCTCAACTTTTCCCATGGCGATCACGTCTCCCACGGGTCTCTCATCAGGAAGATACGGGCAGTGGAGAAGAAACTCCGCAAGCCCGTCGCCATCCTTCAGGACCTGCAGGGCATCAAGATCAGGGTAGGGTCCCTTGAGGGGGGCAAAGCGGCCCTCGTGAAGGGTCAATCCGTCGAGATACGCGCGGGCTCCGAGAGAGGAGACGGGCGGCGCGTCTACATCGACTATCCCTGGCTCATACATGACGCCCGACCCGGGGACAGGATCCTTCTCGATGACGGCCTGATACAGCTCGAGGTGGCGAGTACCTCGGGAGATTCCATCACCGCAACGGTTGTGGAAGGGGGGGTGCTGAAGGAGCACAAGGGTGTGAACCTGCCCGGGATGAAGGTGAGCGCCGCCTTCTTCACCGAAAAGGACAGGGCTGACCTCGAGTTCGGTATATCCATGGGCGTGGACTACGTCGCCCTCTCTTTCGTCAGGAGTGCCGATGACGTGAGGGAGGTCAAGACCTGGATGGCCGCACGCGGGGTATCGGTACCCCTCATAGCCAAGATAGAGAAGGAAGAGGCGATAAGGGACATCGACGGGGTACTCTCCGAGGCGGACGGTGTCATGGTCGCCAGGGGAGACCTCGGCGTCGAGATGCCCCTCGAAGAGGTCCCTATTTACCAGAAGATGCTCATACGCAAGGCCAACGAGGCGAGGAAGATCGTCATAACCGCCACTCAGATGCTCGAATCCATGACGCGCCATTCCCGTCCGACCCGGGCGGAGACGACGGATGTGGCCAATGCCGTGCTCGACGGCACGGACGGGCTCATGCTGTCCGCCGAGACGTCGGCCGGGCAATACCCATTCGATTCCGCGGAGGTAATGGACCGGATCATATCCTTCACGGAAGAGCATATCAGGGAGACGGGGGAACGGTTCTACGTTCCATACCCGGAAGGTTCTTTGTTCGATTTTCCCGGTGCTGTCGCGGAGGCAGCTTCGCGCGCGGCACACGACACGGGAGCGCGATGCATCGTAGCCTTCACGATGACCGGTTTCACGGCACTGCTCATCTCGAAGTTCAAACCTGACATGCCCGTCGTGGCGCTTTCGC
This DNA window, taken from Syntrophorhabdus sp., encodes the following:
- the pyk gene encoding pyruvate kinase is translated as MRKARIVCTLGPPTQTARAIQSLVEKGMDVARLNFSHGDHVSHGSLIRKIRAVEKKLRKPVAILQDLQGIKIRVGSLEGGKAALVKGQSVEIRAGSERGDGRRVYIDYPWLIHDARPGDRILLDDGLIQLEVASTSGDSITATVVEGGVLKEHKGVNLPGMKVSAAFFTEKDRADLEFGISMGVDYVALSFVRSADDVREVKTWMAARGVSVPLIAKIEKEEAIRDIDGVLSEADGVMVARGDLGVEMPLEEVPIYQKMLIRKANEARKIVITATQMLESMTRHSRPTRAETTDVANAVLDGTDGLMLSAETSAGQYPFDSAEVMDRIISFTEEHIRETGERFYVPYPEGSLFDFPGAVAEAASRAAHDTGARCIVAFTMTGFTALLISKFKPDMPVVALSPDASVVRRMKLYRGVIPYQVRKLASTDRMIGEVDRFMVEAGFAKEGDVIVLVAGHPIATKSRTNFIKLHRVGEKTV
- a CDS encoding amidophosphoribosyltransferase → MCGIFGIYNHRDAANLTYLGLHALQHRGQESAGISCTDGEIMRTHREMGLVSDIFDAHVLSQLPGRSAIGHVRYSTSGSSTIGNAQPLMVEYSRGYLAMAHNGNLTNAKIVKGELQNYGSIFQSSSDTEVIIHLMALAHEDSTVDRLISALRRMEGSYSIAALTNNELIAVRDPHGFRPLCLGRMRDGYAISSENCAFDLIGAKYVREIEPGEILVVNQNGLTSYKPFKPTTHHHCIFEFIYFARPDSYMFGKTVYSVRKALGRQLARESAVDADMVIPIPDSGISAAIGYSQQTGVPFEMGLIRNHYVGRTFIEPRDSIRHFGVKLKLNALRDIVKGKRIVVIDDSIVRATTGRKIIKMLRQYGAKEIHFRVSSPATMYPCFYGIDTPSRSQLIAASHTPEEINRYMGSDSLHYLTIESMRKALGKGEYTYCDACFSGAYPSRFPWGMELEQMELFAKGEK
- a CDS encoding macro domain-containing protein, translated to METLKEVDFHGVVLRVVRGDLTESDVDAIVNAANSYLRHGGGVAGAIVRRGGLIIQEESDRIGFVPVGSAALTGGGRLRARHVIHAVGPMWGEGDEENKLRKAVRSVLALADREGFSSISMPAISAGIFGFPKKRCAEIIVGETAGFLREGSTSLKSISFCLMDAGIIDFFVEELGLLEGR
- the recG gene encoding ATP-dependent DNA helicase RecG, producing MSEKEKGPVDRRIPLTFLKGVGPVIAKGMEKKGIRCVDDLLYFIPIRWLDRGTVRNIADLEAGDDACVVAAVDSYRSMFFRHARKKGFEVIVTDGTGFLSLKWFQWSKGYLQKICRKGVTLFLSGKVGNFGETLQMVHPETAVLGDDETPGTARRIIPVYSQVDGVKQGFVRNVVSEALNLLGPSPGGVLSGDMERRFGLMSFAEAVRCVHVANGDDYNEARGNEAVRRLILEEYLHFQITLMSRKRKACSERGIAFATDGPLYREFLGNLGFKLTGAQSRAMTEIVSDMGRGIPMNRLLQGDVGSGKTVCAVACACVAIDNGFQAAFMAPTEILAEQHYLNVHRWFAGLGVPVALLKGGMGRERRDVIEGIRTGVTPIVIGTHAMIQGDVEFHRLGLVVIDEQHRFGVEQRKRLKDKSRRPDVLSMTATPIPRTLSMVVYGDLDVSVIDEMPSGRQKVVTKVLSDDDRERAQGMMREELAAGRGVFVVYPLVEECENNPVRDAKTMAAELQRSVFPEYRVALLHGRMSARDKEDVMTRFRNGDIDVLVCTTVIEVGIDVPRATMIVVENAERFGLSQLHQLRGRVGRGSEPSRCVLVASTKRTHLATRRLRIMEKTSDGFAIAEEDLRIRGVGDMLGVRQSGMPAFRIGDIVRDIDIMIEARKRAEELTAGISEGEMARLMRHIGDRFDDGRDLSDIA